One genomic region from Lycorma delicatula isolate Av1 chromosome 1, ASM4794821v1, whole genome shotgun sequence encodes:
- the LOC142322153 gene encoding uncharacterized protein LOC142322153, protein MTSNMSTMTSVNIIQSCTDVSDIVPLYPQQGLFLKPVAKLNISVHLPTLKLPGKTISNWEVMEKLKYWTIPDEFTSLKVSKNTLEFIRFEAEIESRSKLPAVLARLDGRFIKISGFTESLKVRAAEVKCDFPTRHHWDSYFRDAKNMNEMKPGERPDTIHITNLPCKWFASKSDPDKPSEYILRKVFETFGEVRCVDIPSIDLYRNRMKAHISGVKMFSYHQNIVFEGYIQFKEYVYFMKAMDTLRGMKLIYKEDTKIFSASIKIDFDKTKHLSDSSIRKRRTEREKLMAEEREHEEQERMKKEKEEAEKEAERKRKIKEKEEKLERRKQREEKRKLKQLEILKAKEAEDMNRKIASEERLLLMAQRRLESIRLLNELIRRVEETTLKKIEEKKEFEKNIKKDKGKSKGKESDKLHEHEFKSSINKEEEELRQKLIKKLKSDDSKKCTDKKDQEPGSSKALHVLASSVSGAVPVSSSSDDDVASLITSSESDMSDLNGKNNRGKKEKQPLPDSFPNVNRNTGAAWYPHSHNSGIPYNPFPLMGNNPVGYSRPPHRSFYPRGRRGFRWPRYPVGRGRGGYIAPTYIDPLLLDINHQYYKYFHKLTHGKTSKSSSRSYSRSHSRSTSRSRSYSRRYSRSKTRSRTLSSRSRSRSRSFSRSRKYSERSRSSRSKSIHSKRSKKSKSHSSRRSRSMSSSRHRSKHSHKSRSRSRSHSKKYSHHQHQSSHSKDSKTQSNCRDSLKCKDNTKRKTRWDTVTNSDITKPTNSSVPKASEVGHIEEKNQSELINSVAKNSDVDDSDEESLKCRKSPVRFPSVAHTWSRSPSHSRSLSWEKNGTKDKQNSSTHKNHLKHHKKERKKSKKKKVNVPVSDNLVK, encoded by the exons ATGACTTCCAACATGAGCACCATGACATCAGTGAATATTATACAAAGTTGTACAGATGTCTCCGATATTGTTCCTCTTTATCCTCaacaaggattatttttaaaaccagttgcaaaattaaatatttctgttcatCTGCCAACATTAAAACTACCTGGAAAAACTATATCAAATTGGGaagttatggaaaaattaaaatactggacAATACCTGATGAGTTTACATCTTTAAAGGtatcaaaaaatactttggaattTATACGTTTTGAAGCTGAAATTGAAAGCCGTTCAAAATTACCTGCTGTTCTTGCTCGTCTTGAtggtagatttattaaaatttctggttTTACTGAATCTCTTAAGGTTCGTGCTGCAGAAGTAAAATGTGATTTTCCAACAAGACATCACTGGGATTCTTATTTTAGAGATGCTAAAAACATGAATGAAATGAAACCTGGAGAAAGGCCTGATACAATTCATATAACTAATTTACCATGTAAATGGTTTGCAAGCAAATCAGATCCTGATAAACCTagtgaatatattttaagaaaagtatttgAAACATTTGGTGAAGTGCGCTGTGTTGATATACCATCTATTGATCTGTATAGAAATCGAATGAAGGCTCACATATCAGGTGTCAAGATGTTTTCATATCATCAGAATATTGTGTTTGAAGGTTATATACAGTTTAAAGAGTATGTCTATTTTATGAAAGCAATGGATACATTGCGTGGAATGAAATTAATCTACAAGGAGGACACAAAGATTTTTTCTGCAAGTATTAAA attgattttgataaaacaaaacatctgagTGATTCAAGCATAAGAAAAAGACGTACTGAAAGAGAAAAACTTATGGCAGAAGAGCGTGAGCACGAGGAACAAGAacgaatgaaaaaagaaaaagaagaagcaGAGAAAGAGGCAGAGAG aaagagaaaaataaaagagaaagaagagAAATTAGAAAGACGTAAACAGCGTGAGGAAAAGAGGAAATTAAAACAATTGGAGATATTAAAAGCAAAGGAGGCTGAAGATATGAACAGGAAGATTGCTTCAGAGGAGAGGTTGCTGTTGATGGCACAACGTCGTCTTGAGAGCATCAGATTATTGAATGAACTAATCAGACGTGTTGAG gaaactactcttaaaaaaatagaagaaaaaaaggaatttgaaaagaatataaaaaaagataaaggcAAATCAAAAGGAAAAGag agtgataaaTTGCATGAACATGAGTTCAAATCATCaattaataaagaagaagaagagttgcgccaaaaattaattaaaaaattaaaaagtgatgaCTCTAAAAAGTGTACAGATAAAAAAGATCAAGAGCCAG GTAGTTCAAAGGCATTACATGTATTAGCATCATCAGTTTCTGGTGCTGTTCCAGTGTCATCTTCATCTGATGATGATGTCGCATCATTAATCACTAGCTCTGAATCTGACATGTCTGatcttaatggaaaaaataacagAG gtaaaaaagaGAAGCAACCACTGCCAGATAGTTTCCCCAATGTGAATAGAAACACCGGAGCTGCATGGTATCCTCACAGTCACAATTCTGGAATACCTTATAACCCTTTCCCTTTGATGGGTAATAACCCTGTTGGATATAGTCGTCCTCCTCACAGGTCATTTTACCCACGTGGTCGAAGAGGTTTTCGTTGGCCACGGTATCCAGTTGGCAGAGGACGAGGTGGTTACATTGCACCTACGTACATTGATCCGCTATTATTAGACATAAATCAtcagtattacaaatattttcataaattaacacATGGTAAAACATCAAAATCATCCTCAAGATCTTATTCTAGAAGTCACAGTCGTTCTACCTCTAGAAGTCGTTCTTATTCTAGACGATATTCAAGATCTAAAACACGCTCTAGAACATTAAGTAGCCGTAGCCGTAGCCGTAGTCGTAGTTTTAGTAgatcaagaaaatattctgagAGAAGTCGTTCTTCTAGATCAAAAAGTATTCATTCTAAAagatcaaaaaaatcaaaaagtcaTTCATCACGAAGGTCAAGGTCTATGAGTAGCAGTCGTCATCGTTCAAAACATTCACACAAAAGTAGAAGTAGGAGTAGGAGCCATTCTAAAAAATACAGTCATCACCAGCATCAGTCCAGTCATTCAAAAGATAGTAAAACTCAATCAAACTGTAGAGACAGTCTTAAATGTAAAgataatactaaaagaaaaactaGATGGGACACAGTTACAAATAGTGATATTACAAAACCAACAAATAGTAGTGTTCCAAAGGCAAGTGAAGTAGGTCATATTGAAGAGAAAAATCAGTCTGAACTGATAAACAGTGTTGCTAAAAACAGTGATGTTGATGATAGCGATGAAGAAAGTCTTAAATGTAGGAAGTCGCCTGTTAGGTTTCCATCAGTAGCACACACTTGGTCTCGATCTCCTTCACATTCACGTTCACTATCATGGGAAAAGAATGGAACAAAGGACAAACAAAATAGCAGTACCCATAAAAATCATCTTAAACATcataaaaaagaacgaaaaaaaagtaaaaaaaaaaaagtaaatgtaccAGTAAGTGATAACTTAGtgaagtaa